A segment of the Mangrovimonas sp. YM274 genome:
ACGTTTGGGAGAAGCGCCTAGTTATGGTGAAAGCATCATCAACTATGACGTGACCAGTAAAGGAGCCGTAAATTATTTAAATTTGGCGAAAGAAATCATTAAAAAGAATGAGTAATGGCGAAGGCAGTAAAAAAACAGGCCTTAGGAAGAGGACTTTCCGCACTTCTTAAGGACCCCACTAATGATATAAATTCAGTTCAAGATAAAAATGCCGATAAAGTTATTGGCAATATTGTGGATTTGGACATTATGTCCATTGAAATCAATCCATTCCAACCCCGTACCAATTTTAACGAAGAGGCCCTTCGAGAATTGGCCACTTCTATCAAAGAACTTGGGGTCATCCAACCTATCACGGTTAGAAAGTTAGATTTCAACAAATACCAATTGGTATCTGGAGAGCGTCGTTTTAGAGCTTCCAAACTATTGGGCTTGGAAACCATTCCTGCCTACATCCGTATTGCCAACGACCAAGAGTCTTTGGAAATGGCTTTGGTGGAGAACATCCAACGTCAGGATCTGGATCCTATAGAAATAGCTCTGTCCTACCAACGTTTGATTGACGAAATCAACCTGACTCAGGAACAAATGAGTGACCGCGTAGGAAAAAAACGTTCTACCATTGCCAACTACTTGCGTTTGTTGAAATTGGATCCAATCATCCAAACAGGAATGCGTGACGGCTTTATTTCTATGGGACATGGTCGTGCGATCATTAACATTGAAGACCAGAACGCCCAATTGGAGATTTACGAAAAAATCATTTCCAATAAATTATCCGTACGTGATACCGAAGCTCTGGTAAAAACTTACCAAGAAGAAAAAACCGTTAAAATACCAAAAAGTAAATCGGCTCAGCAAGAATTACCGGTGTTCATCAAAGATGGTATTAAAGAGTTCTCGGAATACTTTGGACACAAAATTAACGTTAAAGTTTCCAAGAATGGTAAAGGAACAATTTCCATCCCCTTCCATTCCGAAGAAGATTTTAACCGTATGCAAAAATTAGTCAAAGGTGTCAAATAAGCTTTTTTATAGTACGCTTTTTTTCATCCTATGTCATTTTTCAGGTAACGCTCAAACTCAAACGGACAGTACCGCTGTAGAAACCGACCTTATGGTGGTTCAAGACAGTGTAAAACGACGTCCGTTGAATATTTTGGCGCCTTCAAAGGCTGCTTTCTATTCTGCTGTGTTGCCTGGTTTAGGACAGGCCTACAATAAAAAATACTGGAAAATCCCTATTGTTTATGCAGCATTGGGAACCGGTATTTACTTTTATGTGGACAATAGCAAACAGTACGATCGCTATCGCGATGCCTACAAACGCCGGTTGGCCGGTTTTAAGGATGATGAATTTTGGGGAGAAGATAGCGAGGGCAATCCCCTAGACTCGCCTCGCCTGTCCAACGATGGCCTTGTTAGAGCCCAAAAAACGTTACGAAGCAACAAAGAAGTGTCACTATTGGTGACCTTGGGACTCTATGCCTTGAATATTATAGATGCCAATGTCGATGCGCATTTACTGCAGTACAATATCGACGAAAACCTGGCATTAAAACCGCACTTTAAATATAACGAACAAGATAATAGTTCCGATTTGGGACTTACCCTCAATTTTAAATTTTAGATCATGAAAATAGCCTTATTGGGATACGGAAAAATGGGAAAGGCCATCGAAGCCATTGCCATAGACCGTGGACACTCTATTGTAATTAAAGCCAATGCCGATACCGATGATTATGATATTACCGAAGCTGATGTAGCCATAGATTTTAGTGTTCCCTCTTCGGCATTTAAAAATATTTCAAGGTGCCTTAGCAACGGGGTGCCTGTCATTTCTGGAACCACAGGATGGCTACAGGACTATGACAAGGCAGTTGAGCTTTGTAATGCCAATGAAGGTGCCTTTATTTATGCGTCTAATTTCAGCCTTGGTGTCAACCTCTTTTTTGAGTTGAACCGTGTGTTGGCCAACTTGATGAAAGGACAACCGCAATACCAAGTGAGCATGGAGGAAATCCACCACACTCAAAAATTGGATGCCCCTAGCGGAACGGCCATTACACTAGCCGAAGGAATTATCGACAACAATGCCACCTACAACAATTGGACTTTGGAAGCGCCTCAAGAGGACCAAATCCAAATTGAAGCGAAACGTATTGCCGACGTTCCGGGAACCCACGTAATCAACTACGATTCTGAAATTGATTCCATTCAAATTTCACACACGGCGCACAACCGTCAAGGGTTTGCTTTGGGAGCTGTGATTGCTGCGGAATGGATTGTTGGAAAAAAAGGTGTATTTTCGATGAAAAATGTGTTAAACATTGGTTAAGGAGCGCTTTCTTCTTACCATTTTCAATACATTTTAACCCACTAAACTATAAAACATGACATTATCACAATGGTTTATCTTTTTCCTTGCCGTACAACTAATTCACGGCTTGGGAACCTGGAAACTTTATGTTAAAGCAGGACGTCAGGCATGGGAAGCATTTGTTCCCGTATATAACGCCGTCATCCTCATGAAAATCATTAACAGACCTTGGTGGTGGACCATTTTGTTATTTGTTCCTATTGTGAACCTAATCATGTTTCCGGTAGTTTGGGTGGAAACAGCCAGAAGCTTCAAAAAAAATTCTACCACCGATACCCTTTTGGCAGTTGCCACTCTAGGATTTTACAATTACTATTTAAACTATGTAGCGGACGTTACTTATGTTGAAAACAGAGATTTACATCCACGAACTGCTTTAGGAGATTGGGTGAGCTCTATCTTGTTTGCCATTGTGGCTGCAACCATTGTGCACACCTATTTTATCCAACCCTTTACCATTCCTACCTCCTCTTTGGAAAAGACTCTTTTGGTAGGAGATTTCCTGTTTGTAAGTAAGGTAAACTATGGAGCTAGAATCCCAATGACAACAATTGCCGCGCCTATGGTACACGATACCATTCCTGGTGCCAAAATAAAATCGTATATCCCAAAATTTGAATTGCCCTATTTAAGGCTACCTGGTTTTGAAGATATTGAGCGTAACGATATTGTGGTGTTCAATTGGCCTGTAGATACCATGTTGGACATGTATCACACGGACAAGTATTACTACAAACCGATCGACAAAAAGACCAACTATGTAAAACGTTGCGTGGGAATTCCAGGGGATTCTTTGGAATTAAGAGATGGCTATGTTTACATCAACGGAGAGCAAAATGACCTTCCAGATCGTGCCAAGCTGCAATTCTCTTATGAAATCTCTTTTAAAAGAGGCCTTCAAACCCAAGAAATTCTATCATTACTAAATAGATATGACATTTCTGATGGTTTCCGAATGAGAACTAGAGATATCACAGATTGGATTTGGGTTCCTGCAGCAAGTGATGAAGCCATCGCACGCTTAAAAAATCATCCGGATGTAGCCAATATCGCCACAACAAAACAGCCTAAAGGAGAACGCTCTCCCGGGATTTTCCCGAGTAATGTTGCCTACAACTGGAACAACGACAATTTTGGACCATTGTATATCCCTAAAGAAGGAGCGACCATTGATTTGAACCTTGAAACATTGCCACTTTACAAACACTTAATTACCCATTACGAAGGGCATAAATTGTCTGTAAATGGAAACCAAATCCTTGTAGATGGACAACCTACTACTAGTTACACTTTTGCCAAGGATTATTACTGGATGATGGGAGACAACCGTCATAATTCACAAGATTCACGTGTTTGGGGCTTTGTACCGTTTGATCACGTGGTTGGGAAACCTGTATTTATCTGGATGAGCTGGGGCAATGGCAAACCGCGTTGGGAACGTTGGTTCACCACTGTTGAAGGCAGTGGTAAACCTACTTCCTACTTGATACCATTTTTGGTATTATTGGCTGGCTGGTTTGGCTTCAGCAAATGGAGAAAACGCAAATCACAATAAGCATTCTCTAGCTTTTAATAGATTTTTAGGTAATATGGATATTGTTATACACCCCACCTATTTTCCCAATGTAGCGCATTTTGCGGCCATGTTGCAGGCAGATAATGTTATCTTGGAAAGGTGTGACAACTATCAAAAACAGACCTACCGAAACCGCACCTATATTTATGCGGCCAATGGTAAGTTACTGTTGAACATTCCTATTAGGCATACCCAAAAAAACAGACAGCTCTATAAAGATGTAAAAATTGCCAACGATACTGATTGGCAATTGCTACATTGGAAATCATTGGAATCGGCTTATCGCACCTCTCCGTATTTTGAGTTTTACGAAGCCGATTTGGAACCTTTGTTCAAAACACCTTTTGAATCGCTTTTAGACTTTAATATAAAATGCCTAGAAGCCATTTGCGAGTGCTTACAGGTTGAGATTGCGTTCACCAACACTTCTGAATACCAAAAGGAACTCGTAGCTCCTGTAGAGGATTTCAGAAATTTGGTAAATAGCAAAAAAGAACCCTCAAGAAAATTTGAGCCCTATACCCAAGTGTTTGGAGATAAACACGGTTTTATTTCTAACCTCAGTATTTTGGATTTGTTATTTTGCGAGGG
Coding sequences within it:
- a CDS encoding WbqC family protein, coding for MDIVIHPTYFPNVAHFAAMLQADNVILERCDNYQKQTYRNRTYIYAANGKLLLNIPIRHTQKNRQLYKDVKIANDTDWQLLHWKSLESAYRTSPYFEFYEADLEPLFKTPFESLLDFNIKCLEAICECLQVEIAFTNTSEYQKELVAPVEDFRNLVNSKKEPSRKFEPYTQVFGDKHGFISNLSILDLLFCEGPNSITYLEAQKLQK
- a CDS encoding ParB/RepB/Spo0J family partition protein, producing MAKAVKKQALGRGLSALLKDPTNDINSVQDKNADKVIGNIVDLDIMSIEINPFQPRTNFNEEALRELATSIKELGVIQPITVRKLDFNKYQLVSGERRFRASKLLGLETIPAYIRIANDQESLEMALVENIQRQDLDPIEIALSYQRLIDEINLTQEQMSDRVGKKRSTIANYLRLLKLDPIIQTGMRDGFISMGHGRAIINIEDQNAQLEIYEKIISNKLSVRDTEALVKTYQEEKTVKIPKSKSAQQELPVFIKDGIKEFSEYFGHKINVKVSKNGKGTISIPFHSEEDFNRMQKLVKGVK
- the lepB gene encoding signal peptidase I; translated protein: MTLSQWFIFFLAVQLIHGLGTWKLYVKAGRQAWEAFVPVYNAVILMKIINRPWWWTILLFVPIVNLIMFPVVWVETARSFKKNSTTDTLLAVATLGFYNYYLNYVADVTYVENRDLHPRTALGDWVSSILFAIVAATIVHTYFIQPFTIPTSSLEKTLLVGDFLFVSKVNYGARIPMTTIAAPMVHDTIPGAKIKSYIPKFELPYLRLPGFEDIERNDIVVFNWPVDTMLDMYHTDKYYYKPIDKKTNYVKRCVGIPGDSLELRDGYVYINGEQNDLPDRAKLQFSYEISFKRGLQTQEILSLLNRYDISDGFRMRTRDITDWIWVPAASDEAIARLKNHPDVANIATTKQPKGERSPGIFPSNVAYNWNNDNFGPLYIPKEGATIDLNLETLPLYKHLITHYEGHKLSVNGNQILVDGQPTTSYTFAKDYYWMMGDNRHNSQDSRVWGFVPFDHVVGKPVFIWMSWGNGKPRWERWFTTVEGSGKPTSYLIPFLVLLAGWFGFSKWRKRKSQ
- the dapB gene encoding 4-hydroxy-tetrahydrodipicolinate reductase encodes the protein MKIALLGYGKMGKAIEAIAIDRGHSIVIKANADTDDYDITEADVAIDFSVPSSAFKNISRCLSNGVPVISGTTGWLQDYDKAVELCNANEGAFIYASNFSLGVNLFFELNRVLANLMKGQPQYQVSMEEIHHTQKLDAPSGTAITLAEGIIDNNATYNNWTLEAPQEDQIQIEAKRIADVPGTHVINYDSEIDSIQISHTAHNRQGFALGAVIAAEWIVGKKGVFSMKNVLNIG
- a CDS encoding DUF5683 domain-containing protein, whose protein sequence is MSNKLFYSTLFFILCHFSGNAQTQTDSTAVETDLMVVQDSVKRRPLNILAPSKAAFYSAVLPGLGQAYNKKYWKIPIVYAALGTGIYFYVDNSKQYDRYRDAYKRRLAGFKDDEFWGEDSEGNPLDSPRLSNDGLVRAQKTLRSNKEVSLLVTLGLYALNIIDANVDAHLLQYNIDENLALKPHFKYNEQDNSSDLGLTLNFKF